DNA from Methylobacterium currus:
GGCGCCAACGAGCGGCGGCGCAACCTCGTCCTGCGCCGGGTCACCGACGGCATCGTCCACGATTTCAACGACGTGCTCACGGTGGTGCTGGCCAATCTCGGGGTGCTGCGGCGCCAGACCGGCCTCGATCCGCGCCAGACGGCCCTGACCGATGCGGCCTTGGCCGGCGCCCAGCGCGGCGCGGCGCTCACCCGGCGCCTGCTCGGACTGGTGCGCGGCGGCGAGATCGGCGGCGATCCTGTTCCGGCCGAGCTGTCCTCCTCCGACCTGGCCGCCACCGTGGCGGCGTTCCTGCCCTTCCTCGAGGCGAACGTCCTGCACGACGCGCCGCTCATCACCCGCATCCCCGAGGACCTGCCGAAGGCCGCCTGCGGCGAGCGGCTCGTCGAGCTGGTGCTGCTCAACCTCGCCTTCCATGTCCGCGACCTCGGCCTGCACGGCTTCGCGATCGGGGCGGCCGAGCATCCGGCCGGCGCCCCGCCGGTTCCCGGCATGCCGGAGGGGCCGGCCCTGCGCGTGCTGTTCGCGAGCGGGCGCCGCCCGCCCGGTACCGCCGCGCGGTCGCAGGTCCATGCGCTCGAGACGGTGGGGCGGCTCCTGAGCGGGAGCGGCGGCGGCTGGCGCGTGCTCAGCGACGGTTGCGGCGAGGAGGCGTTCCTCGCCGAGGCCTGGCTGCGCGCGGAAGCGCGCAATGCGGAAGCGCGCACCGTGGAGGCGAGCGCTGTCGGAGCGGGCCGTGCGGAGCCGCGCCGGGAGGCCATCGCCGGTCCGGTGCCGCAGGCGTCGCTGCGCATCCTGCTCGTCGAGAGCGACAGCCTCGTGCGCGCCAGCCTCGTCGAGGCCCTGGCCGAGCTCGGCCATCGCGTGGTCCAGGCCGCCTCCGGCGAGCACGCCTTGGAGCTGCTCGCCCGCGACGCCGCCTTCGACGCGATGATCGCCGACCAGGCGATGCCGGTGATGACCGGTCTCCAGCTCGCCGCCACCGTGGTCGAGCGCCACCCTGGCATCCGCGTCATCCTGGCGAGCCCGCACGGCCAGCTGCCTGCCGCCGCGCGCCGGTTCCTTCAGCTCGACAAGCCGTTCCGGCGCGAGGACCTCGCCGCCGTGCTGGCCGCCCGCGCCGCCTGATCCGCGCGCCGGTCCGGACCGCGCGGGAAACGTTCTCGCCCAATCGGTAAAATTTGCCGATGCGATCTGCGGGTCAGGCAAGCGAAATTTAACCGTCCGCCCGCATAAAGCAGTGCACAGTCTATCGGTGTGTTGCGTAGGAGGCGGCGTTGATTGCCTCGGGTCAGTATCGAATGATGCGTCTTCTCGGGGGCGCGAGCCTGGCCGTGATCGCCACGGCCGGCATGGTCCGGGCGGCGGATCTGCGGGCGCCGGCGGCGGATGCCGACTGGTATACCGGCGCGCAGACCCAGGCGGTCGACGACAGCTGGGCGATCGCCGTCGACGGCTCGACCAGCGTCACCTCCAACAGCTCGGCCTTCGGCTCGATCACCGTCACGGCGCCGCTCGCCGGCCCGCCGACCCAGAGCGGCCCGCGGGTGCGGGTCGAGGCCATCGCCGGCACCTATTCCTATCCGGGCCAGGCCGTCGCCTCGCGGGTGACGGGCTACCAGCAGGAAGGCTCGGCGATGGCGGGCTACGAATGGGTCTGGCGCGACGCCGCCCTCGCCGGCTTCATCGGCTTCAACGTGCGCAGCAACCAGCTCTCGATCCCCGATCCCGGCAACCCGGTGGTCGGAACCGGGATCGGCCTGCGCGTCGCCGCGAACTTCTACGCCAATCCCACCGATCGCACCATGGTGTCGGCGTACGGCTCCTACTCGACCAAGTTCAACGCCTATTATTCCCGCCTCCGCGTCGGCTACATGGTCGCCGACGGCGTCTATATCGGTCCCGAGGCGCTGTTCCTCGGCGACGACTTCTTCCGCCAGTACCGCATCGGTGCCCATCTGTCGGGCGTGAAGTTCGGGCCGGTCCAGATGTCGCTGGCGGCGGGCTACGTGCAGGACCGGGTCCAGGGCTCGGGCTATTATTCGAGCATCGAGGCGCGGGCGAACTTCTGAGGCCCGCCGCACCGGCGGAGGCGAGGTGGGCGGGTCGAGATTCCCCCCGCACCCTCCTCCCCCGCACCCTCCTCGGCGAGGCGGCATGGGCTCGTTCGGTCGTGCGTCGCGTCGTCCTGCGTCGCACCGGCTGTCGCCCGCCCGCGGCGCCCCCAATGCCGGGCTCCCCCGCGTGGTGCCGGGATGACCTAGAGAAAGCTCGGGATGCCGCGCGCTCCCTGACCTCCCAGCAGGTCTCCGATCGCCCCAAAAGGCACGATGCCGTGTGCGACGCGCGTCACCGGCCGCTCCCGGCCGCCCGGACGACGCGCAAACCGGCGTGCCCGGTCGAACATGATGCAACGTCGATAGCGCGGAATCTTGCCGTCATATGGGGATCTAACAAAATAGTCCTAGGAAATGCAACCGAACTTGCGGTTGAGATTTGCGAATTCTCCGAAATGTCCTAAATCGGTCTCAAGCCAAGCGTGGCGTTTCGATTCCGGAATCACGCAATGTTGGATCCAAAGACCTCTCGGCTCATCGACAAAAAACAGGTTCTCGTAACGAGAAACCGACATATTCCTATGGCGTAGGGGCTTGGGCGCAGAGGCTTGGGCGATTCTGAGGTGGCGGGCGTGGTGCGTGCGTTGCGATGGCTGGCGTGGATCGGGACGACGGCGGCCGGCCTCGCCCTCTTGAGCCAGCCCGTCGGCACCCAGAACCAGCTCGCGATGAGCCTCGCCGCCATGGCGGCGATGGCCGGGCTCTGGCTCGTGTTCGACGGGCCGCGGACCCGCTTCGTCTTCCTGGCGATGGGCAGCCTGGTAGTGCTGCGGTACATCCTGTGGCGGGTGACCGACACGTTGCCCTCGCCGGGCGATCCGGTCAGCTTCGGCTTCGGGCTCCTGCTGCTGCTCTGCGAGCTTTACTGCGTCTTCATCCTGTTCGTCAGCCTGGTCATCAACGCCGAGCCGCTGCGCCGCCCGCCGCCCGCGGCCGCGCCGGCGGCCGACCTTCCCTCCGTCGACGTCTTCGTGCCGAGCTACAACGAGGATGCCGAGATCCTGGCGATGACACTGGCCGCCGCCCGCCAGATGAACTACCCGCCCGAGAAGCTGACGGTCTGGCTCCTCGACGACGGCGGCACCGACCAGAAATGCGCCGACCCGAACCCCGAGAAGGCTCAAGGCGCGCAGGCCCGGCGCCGCGAGCTGCAGGCGCTCTGCGAGGAACTCGGCGCCCGCTACCTGACGCGGGCCCGCAACGAGCACGCCAAGGCCGGCAACCTCAACAACGGCCTTGCTGCCGCCACCGGCGACCTCGTGCTGGTGCTCGATGCCGACCACGTGCCGTTCCGCTCGCTGCTCGCCGAGACCGTCGGCTACTTCGCCGAGGATCCGAGGCTCTTCCTGGTCCAGACCCCGCACGCCTTCCTCAACCCGGATCCGATCGAACGGAACCTGCGCACCTTCGAGCGGATGCCGTCCGAGAACGAGATGTTCTACGCGGTGACGCAGGCCGGGCTCGACAAGTGGAACGGCTCGTTCTTCTGCGGCTCGGCGGCGCTCCTGCGCCGCGCCGCTCTCGACGAGGCCGGGGGCTTCGCCGGCATCACCATCACGGAGGATTGCGAGACCGCCTTCGAGCTGCATTCCCGCGGCTGGACCAGCGCCTATGTCGACAAGCCGCTGATCGCCGGCCTCCAGCCCGACACGCTCGCCGACTTCGTCGGCCAGCGCTCGCGCTGGTGCCAGGGCATGTTCCAGATCCTGATCCTGAAGAACCCGGCCCTGCAGCGCGGCCTCAAGCCGATCCAGAAGCTCGCCTACCTGTCGAGCATGACATTCTGGTTCTTCCCCGTTCCGCGGCTCGTCTTCATGTTCGCGCCGCTCCTGCACATCTTCTTCGACCTGAAGATCTTCGTCGCCAGCGTCGACGAATCGATCGCCTACACGGCGACCTACATCGTCATCAACTTGATGATGCAGAATTACGTCTACGGAAAGTTTCGCTGGCCGTTCGTCTCGGAGCTGTACGAATACGTCCAGGGTCTGTACCTGTCGAAGGCGATCGTCTCGGTGATCTGGTCGCCGCGCAAGCCGACCTTCAACGTCACCAACAAGGGCGCGACGCTCGACCACGACCACCTGTCGGCTTTGTCGCTGCCGTTCTTCGCCGTCTACGGCCTGCTCCTCACCGGCTGCCTGGTCGCGGCCTGGCGCTACCTGTTCGAACCCGGCGTGACCAACCTGATGCTGGTCGTCGGCCTGTGGAACCTGTTCAACCTGCTCACCGCCGGGGCGGCGCTCGGGGTCTGCGCCGAGCGCCGCCAGATCGAGCGCACCCCGTCGCTCCCGGTCAGCCGCCGTGGGCAGCTCACCCTCGGGGGGCGGGCCGTCGATGTCGCGATCGAGCGGGTCTCGGCGGAGGCCTGCACGGTGCGGATGCCGGCGGCCTTCCTCGCCCCCGGCGCCGGTCACCGCCCGGTTCCCGGCACGCTCACGGTGGTGCCGATGGCCGGCAGCCGCCCCGCCGGGGCCCTGCCGGTGGTGCTCGGGCCGGTCACGCGGGCCGGCGCCGACGCGGTCTGCCGCCTCGCCTTCGGGACCCTGCGGACCCAGGACTACGTCGCGCTCGCCGGCCTGATGTACGGCGATGCCGAGGCGATGCGTCGGTTCCAGCTGCGCCGGCGCCGCCACAAGGACCTGTTCACCGGCACGCTGCAATTCATCTGGTGGGGCCTCGCCGAGCCCGTCCGCGCCCTGCGCTACGCGTTCGCCGGCGAGGTGCGCCGCCCCGTGCCGGTCGAGGCGCTGGCCCCGGTCTACGACGAGCCTGCCCGGGAGGTTGCCACCGGGTTCGCCCCGGAGGCGGCCAAGGAGCCTGCCAAGGAGTCTGCCAAGGAGCCCGCGCCCTTGCAGCCGGTCGACCTTCCCCTGGCGCCGCCGATACGGCCGACCATCCCGATCCGGACCCAGGCTCACGCGCAAGCTCACGCCCAGGCTCACGCCCCGACCTCGGCCCAGACCCAGGCTCCTGCCGAGGCGGAGGCCGACGGCGACTGGGTCCGCCTGATGCTCGATTTCGAGAACGACCGCGCGCTCGCCGCCGCTCGCGGCCGGCGCACCGATGCGGCGTGAGGCCGGGATGATGCTGCGCCGCCTCGCTGCCCTTCGACGGTTCGTCGTACGTGGCACTGTCCCCGTCCCAGCCGTTTCCGGGCTTGCCCGCGACCGGACGGGCGCGGGCTCGGCCGGGCAGGAGAGGCGCGCATCCTGCGGGCGGACGGTGGCGGCACTCGTCCTGTGCCTGTCCGCCACTCCTACCCTCGCCCAGAGCTTCCTCGGCACCGGCCCGACCGAGCGCCTGACCCTGCCGCCCGCCGGCGAGCCCTTTCGCGCTGCGCCGCCGCGGCCGCAAGGGCAAGGACCGCTGGGGCAAGGGCCGCAGGGACAGGGAACCCAAGGGCAAGGGCCGCAGGGACAGCCGCCCGAGGCCAATCCCGCCCGCCGCGGCATGGCGGTCGTGGCGGCGGTCGAGGCGGCGCGGCGGTTTCCCGCCGGCGCCCGCGGCTATCGCCTCGCCGGCGAGGAGGACGCGCTGCAATTCCCCGTCTACCTGACCGAGGCGCAGGCCCGGGGATCGGCGAAGCTGCGCGTCTCGTACCTGTCGGCGATCTCGGTGGCGCCGGAATCCTCCGAGCTGTCGGGCAGCGTCAACGGCACCAAGGTCGGCTGGACCCGGATCCAGGCGCCCGGCGCCGTCAAGGTGGTGGAGTTCCCCATCCCCGAGGGCCTGCTCCGGCCCGGCTACAACGCGGTGGCGCTCGCCGCGAGCCAGCGCCACCGGGTCGATTGCTCGACCGAGGCCACCTACGAGCTGTGGACCCAGATCGATCCGTCGCGCTCCGGCCTCGTCGTGGGCCAGGCCGCCGACCTCGACCTCAAGACCCTGGCGGCGCTCGAGCCCGACGAGAGCGGCGCGCTGCCGATCGGCGTGCTGCTCACCGAGCGGCCGAGCCCGGAGCGGCTCGAGCGGATGATCGGCGCCGTGCAGGCGGTCGCCCTGGTCGGGCGGCTGGCCCGGCCGGCGGTGAGCTTCGGCCAGGCCCTCTCCGGCCGCGCCGGCCTCAACCTCGTCGTCGGCACCGCCGCGGAGATCCGCGGCACGGAAGGGCTGGAGGAGCTGGGTCCGATCACCGGCCCACGGGTCGCCGTGCTGGCGCCCCGCGGCAGCCGCGCCCCGACCGTCGTCGTCACGGGTCCGTCCGCGGCGGATGTCCGCCAGGCCATCGCGACGCTCGCTGCCTCGGGCGACGGGTCCGGCACGCCGGCGGGGACGAGGCTCGCCGAACTGAGCCGGGGCTACCCGGTCCAGGGCGGCGAGAGCCTGACCCTCGAGCAGCTCGGGGTCGCGAGCCGCGAGTTCAACGGCCGGCTCCTGCGGGTCGGCTTCGCGGTGCGCTTCCCGGCCGATTTCGTCCCGGCCGATTACGGCAAGGTGATCCTGCACCTTGCCGGGGGCTACGCGGCCGGCCTGGAGCCGAGCGCCCGGATCGTCGTCGACATCAACGGCCGCAACGCCGCCAGCGTGCCCCTGCCCTACAGCCGCGGCGAGGTGTTCACCGACAGCGCGATCCCGCTGCCCCTGAGCCTGTGGCGCCCGGGTCTGAACCGCGTCGAGATCAGCGCCCAGCTTCCCACCGCCGCCGACCGGACCTGCGACACCCTGGCGCCGGGCGCCAAGCGCGCCCGCTTCCTGTTCCTCGACCGCACCCGGATCGACGTCCCGGCCCTCGCCCGCGCGGTGCGCAGCCCCGACCTCGCCGCCGTCAAGGCCGGCGCGGTGCCGTTCCTGGCGCCCGGTCTCTCGCCAGCCGGCCCGCGCCCGCGCCTGGTCCTGCCCACCCCGGACCGCGACTCGGCCTCCGCCGCCGCGACCCTGGCGGCGCGCCTGGCCATCGCGGCCGGGCGCGTGATCGATTTCGAGATCGGCAGCGACGAGCGCGAGGCGGGCGGCGGCGCCCACCTCATCGTCGCCCCGGTCCGCGCCCTCACCCCCGCCGCCCTCGAGGCGGTCGGCCTCGATCCGGCACAGATCCGGGGGATCTGGGAGGGACGGGCCGAGACCGTGGCCACCCCCGGCCCGTTCGGGGCCGAGGGCGTCGTCACCCTCGACCGCCTGCGCCGCAACCTGCCGATGCGCTGCGCCCTGCCGGCCCTCACCACGCCCCTGCGCACGGCCGCCGCGGTCCCGGCGCAAGCACCGGTGCAAGCCACGACGCCTGCCCCCGCGCCCGACCCCGCCGAGGCGCCCGCCGACAGCGAGGCGGACCTGTTCGCGCGCTGGGACGAGTCGGCGCGCGGCTTCGGCGTCGTCCCGGCCGTGCTTGCCAATGCCTGGACCGGCCTGATCCAGCGGGCGGCGGAGACCCGCGACCTCGCGCTTCGCCTCGCCGGCGGGCCGGCGCCGGAGGCGGTGCCGCTCAATCCCCGCGCCTCGGTGATCATCGCGCAAGGGGCGGGAGGGCGGCTCGCGGACGGGACCGTGCTGGTGACCGCACCGAATGCCTCGATGCTCAAGGCGTCGGTCTCCTGCCTCGTCGATCCGGTGGTGTGGACCGGCCTCGTCGGCCAGGCCGCCTTTCTCGACGCCTCGGACGGCAGCCTCAGCACCGTGCAGCCCAAGCGCATCGGGCTGATCGAGACGCAAAGCCGGGGCCTCGCGAACCTGCGCCTCGTCTCGGCGGCCTGGCTCTCCCTCAATCCCGGCGCCTACGTGGCGATGACGCTGGTCATGGCGCTCTGCCTCGGGCTCGCGACGACGAGCCTGGTACGCCAGCTCGGCCGGAGGAACCGATGAGCCGCCGGTCCCGCCCCGCGCCCGCCTGCGCCGCGTTCCTGCTCCTGACGACGGTGACCGGATGGGCACAGGCGCCGCAGGCCGACCCGATGCCGCAGGCGCCCCAGCCGGCGGCCCAGGCTGGTCAGGCGCCGCAGGCCGTCCAAGATCTGCAAGTACCGCAGCAGGCCGTTCCTGCGCCCGACGGTGCGCCGGGCCAACTCGCGCAAGGACAGGAGGCAACCCCCGTGCCCCCCGCCATCGCCGTGCCGAGCCTGCCCCCGGCCAGTCCGGGCGACATGCCGGGCCGCGCTTCCGTGCCGGCGCTGGCCGGCAGCCTCGGGGACGATCCGGGCTGGCGCGCCTACCGGGCCCGGTTCGTCACCGAGAAGGGCCGGATCATCGACACCGCCAACGGCTTCATCAGCCACAGCGAGGGCCAGGGCTACGGCATGCTGCTGGCGGTGGCGGCCAATGACCGGGCCACCTTCGAGCGGATCTGGGGCTGGACCCGCGCCAACCTGCTGGTGCGCTCCGACGAGTTGCTGGCCTGGCGCTGGGCGCCGGACCACCGCCCCGCGGTCGCCGACATGAACAACGCCACCGACGGCGACATCCTGGTCGCCTGGGCCCTGACCGAGGCGGCGGAGGCCTGGGGCGAGCCGTCCTACCGGACGGCGGCACGGCGCATCGCCGTGGAGTTCGGCCGCAAGACGATCCTGTTCCGTGCCGCCCCCGGACCCCTGGTGCTGCCGGCGGTCGCCGGCTTCGCCGCCCGCGACCGGGCCGACGGGCCTTTGGTCAACCTCTCCTACTGGGTCTTCCCGGCCTTCCAGCGATTGAGCATCGTCGCGCCCGAATACGACTGGGCCTCGGTGATCCGCAGCGGCATCGAGATCCTGCGCCGCTCGCGCTTCGGACCGAGCGGCCTGCCGACCGAGTGGATCTCCGCCAAGGACGAGGCCCTGCGCCCTGCCGACGGCTTCCCGCCGCTCTTCTCCTACAATGCCATCCGCATCCCGCTCTACCTCGCCTGGGCGGGCGTCGGCCGGCCGGAGGATTACGCGCCGTTCCGGACCCTGTGGGGCGGGATCGACCGCGAGCGCCTGCCGATCGTCGATACCCGCGACGGCCGCCCGGTCGAGTGGCTGACCGAGCCGGGCTACACCGCGCTGCCGGCCCTCGTCGCCTGTGCACAGGACGGCACGCCCTTCCCGGAGGCTTTACGCAGCGTGCAGGACGGGCAGAACTACTACCCGGCGACGCTCCACCTCCTCGCCCTGGTCGCGGCCCGGATGCGCACCCCGTCATGCCTCAAGTCGTGAGACTCCGCCTGCCGCCCGCCTTCGCCCTCGGCCTCGCTGCGGCGGAACTTGTCCTGGCCGCGGCGGGACTTTTCCTGGCCGCGGCGGGACTTTTCTTGGCCGCGGCGCCTGCCTTCGCCCAGGCGCCCGAGACCGCGGTGCCGCGGGTCGTCTACGGCGACGGCGTGCGCGCGCCGGCCATCATGGTCGACCCCGAGACCTCCCGCACGCCCGGCATGGTCGACGAGAGCGCCCTGCGCTACTACGCCTCGCAGAAGCAGACCGCCCGGATGAAGGCGGAGATCGCCCGCCTGAAGCGGCTCTATCCGGGCTGGACCGAGCCGCCGGACCTCGACAGCCTGCAGCCGAGCCCGCCCGAGGAGGCGCCGCTCTGGGACCTGTTCACTGCCGGCCGCCTCCAGGACCTGCGCGCCGCGATCACCGCGCGCCGCTCGGTCGAGCCGTCCTGGCAGCCCTCCGAAGAGCTGGGGCGCAAGCTGCGCCGGGCCGAGTTCCGCTCCAGCATCGCGGCGGCGGCGGGCAAGAACCCGGAAGAGGTCGTCGCGCTCTACCGCGCCGATCCGAGCGCCCTCGACCCGGCCGACGTCGAGAGCATCTGGACGATCGCCGACGACCTTGCCGCCACGGGGGCGACCGAGGACGCGTTCAACCTCTACAAGTCGGTGCTGGACGGCAACGCCGACACCGGCGCGCGCCTCGCCACGATCCAGAAGGCGATGGCCCATATCAAAATGGAGCAGGCCGAGCGCCTGATCGCCATGGGCCGACAAGATCCGGGCCGCCAGGATTCGTCCGGGGTGTCCGAGTTCGAGCCGATCCGCCTCGACATCACCCGGGCGCGGATCGCCGCCTTCCTG
Protein-coding regions in this window:
- the bcsA gene encoding UDP-forming cellulose synthase catalytic subunit, which gives rise to MAGVVRALRWLAWIGTTAAGLALLSQPVGTQNQLAMSLAAMAAMAGLWLVFDGPRTRFVFLAMGSLVVLRYILWRVTDTLPSPGDPVSFGFGLLLLLCELYCVFILFVSLVINAEPLRRPPPAAAPAADLPSVDVFVPSYNEDAEILAMTLAAARQMNYPPEKLTVWLLDDGGTDQKCADPNPEKAQGAQARRRELQALCEELGARYLTRARNEHAKAGNLNNGLAAATGDLVLVLDADHVPFRSLLAETVGYFAEDPRLFLVQTPHAFLNPDPIERNLRTFERMPSENEMFYAVTQAGLDKWNGSFFCGSAALLRRAALDEAGGFAGITITEDCETAFELHSRGWTSAYVDKPLIAGLQPDTLADFVGQRSRWCQGMFQILILKNPALQRGLKPIQKLAYLSSMTFWFFPVPRLVFMFAPLLHIFFDLKIFVASVDESIAYTATYIVINLMMQNYVYGKFRWPFVSELYEYVQGLYLSKAIVSVIWSPRKPTFNVTNKGATLDHDHLSALSLPFFAVYGLLLTGCLVAAWRYLFEPGVTNLMLVVGLWNLFNLLTAGAALGVCAERRQIERTPSLPVSRRGQLTLGGRAVDVAIERVSAEACTVRMPAAFLAPGAGHRPVPGTLTVVPMAGSRPAGALPVVLGPVTRAGADAVCRLAFGTLRTQDYVALAGLMYGDAEAMRRFQLRRRRHKDLFTGTLQFIWWGLAEPVRALRYAFAGEVRRPVPVEALAPVYDEPAREVATGFAPEAAKEPAKESAKEPAPLQPVDLPLAPPIRPTIPIRTQAHAQAHAQAHAPTSAQTQAPAEAEADGDWVRLMLDFENDRALAAARGRRTDAA
- the bcsS gene encoding cellulose biosynthesis protein BcsS, which translates into the protein MMRLLGGASLAVIATAGMVRAADLRAPAADADWYTGAQTQAVDDSWAIAVDGSTSVTSNSSAFGSITVTAPLAGPPTQSGPRVRVEAIAGTYSYPGQAVASRVTGYQQEGSAMAGYEWVWRDAALAGFIGFNVRSNQLSIPDPGNPVVGTGIGLRVAANFYANPTDRTMVSAYGSYSTKFNAYYSRLRVGYMVADGVYIGPEALFLGDDFFRQYRIGAHLSGVKFGPVQMSLAAGYVQDRVQGSGYYSSIEARANF
- a CDS encoding glycosyl hydrolase family 8; the protein is MSRRSRPAPACAAFLLLTTVTGWAQAPQADPMPQAPQPAAQAGQAPQAVQDLQVPQQAVPAPDGAPGQLAQGQEATPVPPAIAVPSLPPASPGDMPGRASVPALAGSLGDDPGWRAYRARFVTEKGRIIDTANGFISHSEGQGYGMLLAVAANDRATFERIWGWTRANLLVRSDELLAWRWAPDHRPAVADMNNATDGDILVAWALTEAAEAWGEPSYRTAARRIAVEFGRKTILFRAAPGPLVLPAVAGFAARDRADGPLVNLSYWVFPAFQRLSIVAPEYDWASVIRSGIEILRRSRFGPSGLPTEWISAKDEALRPADGFPPLFSYNAIRIPLYLAWAGVGRPEDYAPFRTLWGGIDRERLPIVDTRDGRPVEWLTEPGYTALPALVACAQDGTPFPEALRSVQDGQNYYPATLHLLALVAARMRTPSCLKS
- a CDS encoding cellulose biosynthesis cyclic di-GMP-binding regulatory protein BcsB; this encodes MAALVLCLSATPTLAQSFLGTGPTERLTLPPAGEPFRAAPPRPQGQGPLGQGPQGQGTQGQGPQGQPPEANPARRGMAVVAAVEAARRFPAGARGYRLAGEEDALQFPVYLTEAQARGSAKLRVSYLSAISVAPESSELSGSVNGTKVGWTRIQAPGAVKVVEFPIPEGLLRPGYNAVALAASQRHRVDCSTEATYELWTQIDPSRSGLVVGQAADLDLKTLAALEPDESGALPIGVLLTERPSPERLERMIGAVQAVALVGRLARPAVSFGQALSGRAGLNLVVGTAAEIRGTEGLEELGPITGPRVAVLAPRGSRAPTVVVTGPSAADVRQAIATLAASGDGSGTPAGTRLAELSRGYPVQGGESLTLEQLGVASREFNGRLLRVGFAVRFPADFVPADYGKVILHLAGGYAAGLEPSARIVVDINGRNAASVPLPYSRGEVFTDSAIPLPLSLWRPGLNRVEISAQLPTAADRTCDTLAPGAKRARFLFLDRTRIDVPALARAVRSPDLAAVKAGAVPFLAPGLSPAGPRPRLVLPTPDRDSASAAATLAARLAIAAGRVIDFEIGSDEREAGGGAHLIVAPVRALTPAALEAVGLDPAQIRGIWEGRAETVATPGPFGAEGVVTLDRLRRNLPMRCALPALTTPLRTAAAVPAQAPVQATTPAPAPDPAEAPADSEADLFARWDESARGFGVVPAVLANAWTGLIQRAAETRDLALRLAGGPAPEAVPLNPRASVIIAQGAGGRLADGTVLVTAPNASMLKASVSCLVDPVVWTGLVGQAAFLDASDGSLSTVQPKRIGLIETQSRGLANLRLVSAAWLSLNPGAYVAMTLVMALCLGLATTSLVRQLGRRNR